The following are encoded together in the Sebaldella sp. S0638 genome:
- a CDS encoding KDGP aldolase, with protein sequence MLDTKIKFYKGRVALNVLAKDLENAIAVYEAAEGHAVVGLLSKNYNTIEEGVKETKKYLEKLGVVSVGLGSGDPSQFEKAALIASQTDPGHVNQVFTGAGYAAGALKANGYNRTYINVLMSPTGQPGKVKINTGELSSKETDAIVDIDTAVAMLRDMKAHSVKFFPMEGLKGAEELKEVVKASEKAGLELIEPTGGIDLENFEEIMKICLDSNIPRVMPHIYGSIIDKETGLTRIEDMKKLYEIVKKLV encoded by the coding sequence ATGTTAGATACAAAAATAAAATTTTATAAAGGACGGGTTGCATTAAATGTTCTGGCAAAAGATCTGGAAAATGCAATTGCTGTGTATGAAGCAGCAGAAGGGCATGCAGTAGTGGGTCTTTTATCAAAGAACTATAATACTATAGAAGAAGGGGTAAAAGAAACCAAAAAATATCTGGAAAAACTGGGGGTAGTATCAGTAGGTCTTGGTTCAGGAGACCCAAGCCAGTTTGAAAAAGCTGCATTAATAGCTTCACAGACAGATCCGGGGCATGTGAATCAGGTATTTACAGGAGCCGGATATGCGGCGGGAGCTTTGAAAGCGAACGGGTATAACAGAACATATATAAATGTATTAATGAGTCCCACAGGGCAGCCGGGAAAGGTAAAAATAAACACAGGGGAGCTGAGCAGTAAAGAAACTGATGCAATAGTTGATATAGACACAGCCGTTGCTATGCTTAGAGATATGAAAGCTCATTCCGTGAAGTTTTTTCCTATGGAAGGGCTGAAAGGTGCGGAGGAATTAAAAGAAGTGGTAAAGGCCAGTGAAAAAGCGGGGTTAGAATTAATAGAACCAACAGGCGGTATAGATCTCGAAAATTTTGAGGAGATAATGAAAATTTGTCTTGATAGTAATATTCCAAGAGTAATGCCGCATATATACGGTTCAATAATAGATAAAGAAACAGGTTTGACAAGAATAGAAGATATGAAAAAATTATATGAAATTGTAAAGAAACTGGTTTAG